A genomic region of Seriola aureovittata isolate HTS-2021-v1 ecotype China chromosome 21, ASM2101889v1, whole genome shotgun sequence contains the following coding sequences:
- the LOC130162010 gene encoding heparan sulfate glucosamine 3-O-sulfotransferase 2-like: MACVLLFSRLLPFSHRLTRTSICLLSLLLSYLCYCALFPADTIMHKSGDPTPSCQRVLADGAKRRLQKSLSCVLPLDERASSVEASRLKSDQKSSSTVHIVRNDTPSPPIGSLKFGNKKLPNAIIVGVKKGGTRAVLEFIRIHPDVRAAGTETHFFDRNYDRGLEWYRGLMPRTLESQITMEKTPSYFVTKETPHRISTMSRNTKLIVVVRDPVTRAISDYTQTLSKTPDLPSFQELAFRNQCLGIVDTSWNAIRIGLYALHLENWLRYFPLAQIHFVSGERLITDPAGELARVQDFLGLKRIVTDKHFYFNRTKGFPCLKKPESSGSPRCLGKSKGRTHVQIDRDAIEQLRDFYRPYNVKFYEMVGHDFKWE, encoded by the exons ATGGCATGCGTGCTCCTCTTCAGTCGGCTTCTCCCCTTCTCACACAGGCTCACAAGAACATCCATTTGCTTACTATCCCTTCTACTTTCATATTTGTGCTACTGTGCACTATTCCCTGCCGATACCATCATGCACAAATCAGGTGATCCGACTCCGAGCTGCCAACGCGTCCTGGCCGATGGAGCCAAAAGGCGCCTTCAGAAATCCCTCTCCTGCGTTTTGCCGCTGGACGAGAGGGCGAGCAGTGTTGAGGCATCTCGGCTGAAAAGCGACCAAAAATCCTCTTCGACTGTCCACATCGTCAGGAACGACACGCCCAGCCCCCCGATCGGTAGTTTAAAGTTTGGGAATAAAAAGTTACCAAATGCCATCATAGTTGGTGTGAAAAAAGGAGGGACGAGAGCTGTGCTGGAGTTCATCAGAATCCATCCTGATGTGCGAGCGGCTGGCACCGAGACACACTTCTTCGACAGGAACTATGATAGAGGCCTGGAGTGGTACAG AGGTTTAATGCCAAGGACTCTTGAAAGCCAAATCACAATGGAGAAGACACCAAGCTACTTTGTGACAAAAGAAACACCACACCGGATCTCCACCATGTCCCGCAATACCAAACTCATTGTGGTGGTGAGAGACCCCGTCACTCGGGCAATATCAGATTACACACAGACTTTATCCAAAACTCCCGACCTGCCGAGCTTCCAGGAGCTGGCCTTTAGAAACCAGTGCCTGGGCATTGTGGACACGTCCTGGAACGCCATTCGGATCGGCCTCTACGCTCTGCACCTCGAAAACTGGCTACGTTACTTCCCTCTGGCTCAGATCCACTTTGTGAGCGGAGAGCGTCTCATCACTGACCCAGCAGGAGAGTTGGCTCGGGTGCAAGACTTCCTCGGGTTAAAGCGCATCGTCACAGACAAACACTTCTATTTCAACCGCACCAAAGGCTTCCCTTGCCTTAAGAAGCCGGAGAGCAGCGGCTCGCCTCGCTGCCTGGGCAAGTCCAAGGGCAGAACTCATGTGCAGATAGACAGAGATGCTATTGAGCAATTGCGAGACTTCTATAGACCTTACAATGTCAAGTTTTATGAAATGGTGGGCCATGATTTTAAGTGGGAGTAA